The following proteins come from a genomic window of Miscanthus floridulus cultivar M001 chromosome 2, ASM1932011v1, whole genome shotgun sequence:
- the LOC136536863 gene encoding uncharacterized protein, giving the protein MVFLVWQVLEANQTARRAYQRVLFEKTGRDVVKKVICLLLWLEMTMGFQVLGSVATMAPGDISLAQVIIEACAVYNYVLHGCYEQPAPLADIPTIVALCGVRGGRLVDARFFMFHKDIVARGVAFIRDTFAALIVDDYLHAMLRRFKDDSNSFLIPTPLPAPELMAPFIVLTSLPPEDCRTAFVAVPEYDPLSSQDILEYFERYSLRPEQSALVADICICVHNLILELLGLISCTYCAERPGPGQGPKHCVIVFRSTQQRDEAMFHETAAFFRVNNGDMWVQRYMPPL; this is encoded by the exons ATGGTTTTTCTAGTTTGGCAAGTCCTTGAAGCCAACCAGACTGCTCGCAGGGCATACCAGCGTGTTCTTTTTGagaagaccgggcgggatgttgtCAAGAAGGTGATCTGCCTCCTCCTCTGGCTAGAGATGACCATGGGGTTCCAGGTCCTTGGCAGCGTGGCGACCATGGCGCCTGGCGACATCTCGCTCGCGCAGGTCATCATAGAAGCGTGCGCCGTGTACAACTACGTTCTCCATGGCTGCTACGAGCAGCCGGCACCCCTCGCGGACATCCCAACCATCGTGGCCCTCTGCGGCGTGCGTGGGGGTAGGCTTGTCGACGCGAGGTTCTTCATGTTCCACAAGGACATCGTTGCGCGTGGTGTTGCCTTCATCCGGGACACCTTTGCGGCGCTCATAGTCGATGACTACCTGCATGCGATGCTACGCCGGTTCAAAGACGATTCCAACTCGTTCTTGATCCCCACACCACTGCCCGCTCCAGAACTGATGGCGCCGTTCATCGTCCTCACAAGTTTGCCACCCGAAGACTGCCGAACAGCGTTTGTCGCCGTCCCCGAGTACGACCCTCTAAGCTCACAGGATATCCTGGAGTATTTTGagaggtactccctccgtccc GAGCAATCTGCTCTTGTTGCTGACATATGTATATGTGTGCACAATTTGATTCTTGAACTGCTAGGATTAATTTCATGCACGTATTGTGCAGAGCGGCCAGGTCCGGGGCAGGGGCCAAAGCACTGTGTCATTGTGTTCAGGAGCACCCAGCAGAGGGACGAGGCGATGTTCCACGAGACCGCGGCGTTCTTCAGGGTCAACAACGGCGATATGTGGGTGCAGCGCTACATGCCTCCTCTGTGA